A stretch of the Octopus bimaculoides isolate UCB-OBI-ISO-001 chromosome 8, ASM119413v2, whole genome shotgun sequence genome encodes the following:
- the LOC106868255 gene encoding superoxide dismutase [Cu-Zn] — protein sequence MMQAVCVLGCSDSVSGKIFFKQECSNGPVKVTGEISGMPDGKHGFHIHEFGDNTNGCVSAGAHFNPEGKEHGGPTKETRHVGDLGNVESAQNVAKVNIEDAVISLNGPNCIVGRTLVVHEDVDDLGLGGHKDSKTTGNAGRRLACGVIGIAKLEK from the exons ATGATGCAGGCTGTTTGTGTTCTGGGATGTTCCGACTCTGTTTCCGGCAAAATATTCTTCAAACAAGAG TGCAGTAATGGACCTGTGAAGGTTACAGGAGAGATTTCAGGAATGCCCGATGGCAAGCATGGGTTCCATATTCATGAATTTGGAGACAATACTAATG gatgTGTGAGTGCTGGTGCACATTTCAACCCAGAGGGTAAAGAACATGGTGGTCCTACTAAAGAAACTAG GCATGTTGGTGACCTTGGTAATGTTGAGTCTGCTCAGAATGTAGCAAAGGTGAATATAGAAGATGCTGTAATAAGCTTGAATGGACCAAACTGCATCGTTGGAAGAACCTTGGTG GTCCATGAAGACGTTGACGACTTGGGTCTTGGCGGTCATAAAGATAGCAAGACGACTGGAAACGCCGGGAGAAGACTTGCCTGTGGAGTGATTGGTATTGCAAAATTGGAGAAATAA